A region of Argentina anserina chromosome 5, drPotAnse1.1, whole genome shotgun sequence DNA encodes the following proteins:
- the LOC126794388 gene encoding protein SLOW WALKER 1, with product MAEPQISKTFPVKPKQKPKPRTPKQTPESKYWSSFKTNQIPNLISSINSLTFSPAAPHSFAAAHSTSLTLYNPLSSSSQSSNFSLNDVVSSASFRSDGLLLAAADLSGLVQVFDVKTRTPLRRLRSHTRPVRFVKFPLHDKLHLISGGDDAVVKYWDVAGEAPICDFLGHKDYVRCGDWSPNDSNMFITGSYDHTVKLWDVRDKDSSSVTEVNHGKPVEDVMFLPSGGLIATAGGDSVKIWDLIGGGKLVYAMESHNKTVTSICVGKVGKLSGEEAQQNRILSVALDGYLKVFDYAKMRVTHSMRFPAPLMSVAFSPDCMTRVIGTSNGIIYAGRRKSKEDVGRGEEEEEELTKYERRLKRLGKGNALGLGPVAVEPRMRVLKPTSFRYFQRGQSEKPSERDYLVMRPWKVKLGEHDRLLKKFRHKEALVSVLGRSKNPENAVAVMEELVSRKKLLKCVSNLDLEELGVLLVFLQKHCTMPRYSRLLMGLTEKVIEMRADDIRASTELKGLIRNIKRAVEEEVRIQLSLQEIQGVISPLLRITGRR from the coding sequence atggCGGAACCCCAAATCTCCAAGACGTTCCCAGTGAAACCCAAGCAGAAACCCAAGCCCCGCACCCCAAAACAAACCCCAGAATCCAAATACTGGTCCTCCTTCAAAACCAACCAAATCCCAAACCTCATCTCCTCCATCAACTCCCTCACCTTCTCCCCCGCCGCCCCTCACTCCTTCGCCGCTGCCCACTCCACCTCCCTCACCCTCTACAACcccctctcttcctcctcccagTCCTCCAACTTCTCCCTCAACGACGTCGTCTCCTCCGCTTCCTTCCGCTCTGACGGCCTCCTCCTCGCCGCCGCCGACCTCTCCGGCCTCGTCCAAGTCTTCGACGTCAAGACCCGCACCCCTCTCCGCCGCCTCCGCTCCCACACACGCCCCGTCCGCTTCGTCAAGTTCCCCCTCCACGACAAGCTCCATTTAATCTCCGGCGGCGACGACGCCGTCGTCAAGTACTGGGACGTCGCCGGCGAGGCTCCGATCTGCGACTTCTTAGGCCACAAGGACTACGTGCGCTGCGGCGATTGGTCCCCGAATGACTCCAACATGTTCATCACCGGCTCGTATGATCACACAGTGAAGCTCTGGGATGTGAGGGACAAGGATTCGAGCTCCGTCACCGAAGTCAACCACGGCAAGCCGGTGGAGGACGTCATGTTCTTGCCCTCCGGCGGCTTGATTGCGACGGCGGGTGGAGATTCGGTGAAGATTTGGGACTTGATTGGAGGAGGGAAGCTGGTGTATGCAATGGAGAGCCACAACAAGACGGTGACGTCGATTTGTGTTGGGAAAGTAGGGAAGCTCAGCGGTGAGGAAGCGCAGCAGAATAGGATTCTGAGTGTGGCATTGGATGGTTACTTGAAGGTGTTTGATTACGCGAAAATGAGGGTTACTCACTCAATGCGGTTCCCTGCGCCGCTCATGTCGGTGGCGTTTTCGCCGGATTGTATGACTAGGGTGATAGGAACGTCGAATGGGATAATATATGCTGGGAGGAGGAAAAGTAAGGAGGATGTGGGGAGaggtgaggaggaggaggaggagcttACGAAGTATGAGAGGAGGTTGAAGAGGTTGGGGAAAGGGAATGCGTTGGGGTTGGGGCCTGTGGCTGTGGAGCCACGGATGAGGGTTTTGAAGCCGACTAGTTTTAGGTATTTTCAGAGAGGGCAGTCAGAGAAGCCGTCAGAGAGGGATTATTTGGTGATGAGGCCGTGGAAAGTGAAGTTGGGGGAGCATGACAGGCTGTTGAAGAAGTTTAGGCATAAGGAAGCTTTGGTGTCTGTGTTGGGGAGGAGTAAGAATCCGGAGAATGCTGTGGCTGTGATGGAGGAACTGGTGTCTAGAAAGAAGTTGCTGAAATGTGTTTcgaatttggatttggaggAGCTCGGAGTGTTGTTGGTGTTCTTGCAGAAGCACTGTACCATGCCAAGGTACTCGAGGTTGTTGATGGGGTTGACAGAGAAGGTTATTGAGATGAGGGCTGATGACATTAGAGCTTCTACAGAGTTGAAGGGTCTGATAAGAAACATTAAACGTGCTGTCGAGGAGGAAGTAAGAATACAGCTATCTTTGCAAGAGATACAGGGCGTGATATCCCCTTTGTTGAGGATAACtggaagaagatga
- the LOC126795591 gene encoding uncharacterized protein LOC126795591: MTPFEALYGKPPPSVTRYLPGSTSIQEIDMALRTHDQLLSSLKQHLKLARNRMKQQADKKRRDKEFQKGEWVFLNLHPYRQQSLVKRPSHKLAPRFYGAAKVGAVAYKLHLPSCSKIHPVFHVSLLKKRLGDDTSASPTLPPFHDNGELLWTPKKVLDMAVQRKKKRFVTIWLIKWTGLPEEDASWEIAHSILAKFPTFSA; encoded by the coding sequence ATGACTCCGTTTGAAGCCTTGTATGGCAAGCCACCGCCTTCTGTTACAAGGTACCTCCCAGGCTCTACCTCCATCCAGGAAATTGACATGGCACTCCGCACCCATGACCAACTTCTGAGTTCCCTCAAGCAACACTTGAAGCTCGCGCGAAATCGGATGAAGCAGCAAGCAGACAAGAAACGCAGGGACAAAGAGTTTCAAAAGGGCGAGTGGGTCTTTTTAAATCTTCATCCATATCGCCAACAATCCCTAGTTAAAAGGCCTTCACACAAGCTCGCTCCTCGCTTCTATGGTGCTGCTAAGGTGGGAGCAGTGGCTTATAAGCTGCACCTCCCTTCTTGTTCCAAAATCCACCCAGTTTTTCATGTATCATTGCTTAAGAAGCGGTTAGGCGATGACACTTCGGCTTCACCCACTCTTCCTCCATTTCATGATAATGGAGAATTACTTTGGACACCCAAGAAGGTGTTGGATATGGCTGtgcaaagaaagaagaagcgGTTTGTGACTATATGGCTCATCAAATGGACAGGTCTGCCAGAGGAGGATGCTTCCTGGGAGATAGCTCACTCAATTTTGGCCAAATTTCCTACTTTCAGTGCTTGA
- the LOC126795104 gene encoding WUSCHEL-related homeobox 8-like has translation MGFLSKVKMEGQRRSLAVQMERPRTQNPDWLACRVMTDDQVEQLRKQIAVYGVICEQLVNMHKEYTAQHHDPSGMKVGSVYGDLMAFGGNKVTARQRWTPSNMQLEILERIYDEANGTHGKHRVKEITMELSQHGQVTETNVYNWFQNRRARSKRKQSVSTQNIKDSDIEPEVISPKDKKTKPEDMYFQSPESGIDKVV, from the exons ATGGGTTTCTTAAGTAAGGTGAAAATGGAGGGGCAGAGAAGATCGTTGGCAGTGCAAATGGAGAGGCCGAGGACTCAGAACCCAGATTGGCTTGCCTGCAGGGTCATGACTGACGACCAAGTTGAGCAACTCCGGAAGCAGATCGCTGTCTACGGCGTCATCTGTGAGCAGCTTGTTAATATGCACAAGGAGTACACTGCACAACATCATGATCCTTCTG GAATGAAGGTGGGAAGCGTGTATGGCGATTTGATGGCATTTGGTGGCAACAAGGTAACTGCAAGGCAGCGGTGGACGCCATCAAATATGCAGCTTGAAATTCTTGAGCGTATCTATGATGAAGCCAATGGAACTCATGGAAAGCACAGGGTCAAAGAGATAACCATGGAACTCTCACAGCATGGCCAAGTTACTGAAACTAATGTTTACAATTGGTTCCAGAACCGAAGAGCTCGTTCAAAGAGAAAGCAATCGGTGTCAACACAGAACATTAAAGATTCAGATATAGAGCCCGAGGTTATATCTCCTAAGGATAAGAAGACAAAACCAGAAGACATGTACTTTCAAAGTCCCGAATCAGGTATTGACAAAGTTGTCTGA